The Pseudomonas fluorescens genome segment GGATTCGCTTGGCCATCTGCCTACTCCTTGGGATGATTTGGAAGGCCCCTATCGAACCCCCATGCTTGATCTTCGTCAACTGCGGTGTGCCGGCCTGCGATGGTATGCTACGCGCCCATTTGCGCCGCCCCCCTTGCCCACGGGGTGATGCCCGATCCAAGGTGATGCCATGACGACCCGCACCGACGCCGTAAAGGCCTATCTGCTCGACCTGCAAGACCGCATCTGCGCCGCGCTGGAAACTGAAGACGGCGGCACGCGCTTCGTCGAAGACGCCTGGACTCGTGCGGCCGGCGGCGGCGGTCGCACCCGGGTGATCGAGAACGGCACGGTGATCGAAAAGGGCGGCGTCAACTTTTCCCACGTCTTCGGCAGCGGTCTGCCACCGTCCGCCAGCGCCCATCGACCGGAACTGGCCGGGCGCGGTTTCGAAGCCCTCGGCGTGTCGTTGGTGATCCACCCGCACAACCCGCATGTGCCGACGTCCCACGCCAACGTGCGTTTTTTCATCGCCGAGAAGGAAGGTGAAGAACCGGTCTGGTGGTTCGGCGGTGGCTTCGACCTGACCCCGTACTACGGCAACGAGGAAGACTGCATCCACTGGCACCGCGTCGCCGAGCAGGCCTGCGCGCCGTTCGGCCCGGACGTCTACCCGCGCTACAAGGCCTGGTGCGACACCTATTTCCACATCAAGCATCGCCACGAGCCGCGCGGCATCGGCGGCCTGTTCTTCGATGACCTGAACGAGTGGGACTTCGACACCAGTTTCGCCTTCATGCGCGCCATCGGCGATGCGTACATCGACGCTTACCTGCCGATCGTGCAACGGCGCAAGAACGACGCCTTCACCGCCAAACAGCGCGAGTTCCAGGAATTCCGCCGCGGTCGCTACGTCGAGTTCAACCTGGTTTACGACCGTGGCACCCTGTTCGGCCTGCAATCGGGCGGGCG includes the following:
- the hemF gene encoding oxygen-dependent coproporphyrinogen oxidase, giving the protein MTTRTDAVKAYLLDLQDRICAALETEDGGTRFVEDAWTRAAGGGGRTRVIENGTVIEKGGVNFSHVFGSGLPPSASAHRPELAGRGFEALGVSLVIHPHNPHVPTSHANVRFFIAEKEGEEPVWWFGGGFDLTPYYGNEEDCIHWHRVAEQACAPFGPDVYPRYKAWCDTYFHIKHRHEPRGIGGLFFDDLNEWDFDTSFAFMRAIGDAYIDAYLPIVQRRKNDAFTAKQREFQEFRRGRYVEFNLVYDRGTLFGLQSGGRTESILMSLPPQVRWAYDWKAEPGSEEARLTEYFLQDRDWLARA